The proteins below are encoded in one region of Telopea speciosissima isolate NSW1024214 ecotype Mountain lineage chromosome 10, Tspe_v1, whole genome shotgun sequence:
- the LOC122641331 gene encoding metal tolerance protein C2-like codes for MENSRVSQDSFGAESDSRLPSFKSSSFGYRTSEGESQPFWSGEFGFGGSDRRFAFARQSSFHQSAEPHTPISIISNDSVQPMLCRSVSSISIPPQLENENSWKGYQKVSYKEGTVSSEKFSFVLFVLSAMRMIRYGNRPMKRLFMLISLNVAYSSAELFIGIFSGRVGLVSDAFHLTFGCGLLTFSLFAMAASQKRPDGVYTYGYKSLEVLSAFTNALFLLFMSFSLAVEALHAFIQDESDHKHYLIISAVTNLLVNLLGVWFFRNYARINLVYRKAEDMNYHSVCLHVLADSIRSAGLVLASWLLTLGVKNAEVLCLGLVSATVFILVMPLFRTTGGILLQMAPPKIPSSALSKCWRQICTLEDVLEISQARFWELVPGHVVGSLSIQVKKEADDHPILRFVHGLYHDLGVQDLAVQTDNA; via the exons ATGGAGAACTCACGGGTTTCACAGGATTCTTTTGGAGCAGAAAGTGATTCTAGACTGCCTTCCTTTAAAAGCTCGTCTTTTGGTTACAGGACTTCCGAAGGGGAATCTCAGCCATTCTGGAGTGGAGAGTTTGGATTTGGTGGGAGTGACAGGAGATTCGCCTTCGCTCGCCAATCCTCATTCCATCAATCGGCTGAACCTCACACCCCAATTTCCATAATTTCAAATGATTCCGTCCAGCCTATGCTTTGTAGGAGTGTTTCCAGCATCAGTATACCGCCACAACTTGAGAATGAAAATAGCTGGAAAGGATACCAGAAGGTTTCTTACAAAGAGGGAACTGTTTCATCCGAGAAATTCTCTTTCGTTTTGTTTGTGCTTTCTGCGATGAGGATGATCAGATACGGCAATCGGCCTATGAAGCGGCTGTTCATGTTGATCTCTCTCAACGTGGCTTATTCTAGTGCAGAATTATTTATAGGCATTTTCTCTGGACGTGTAG GTTTGGTTTCTGATGCATTTCATTTGACATTTGGTTGTGGCCTCTTAACATTTTCATTGTTTGCAATGGCTGCCTCCCAGAAGAGGCCTGATGGTGTCTACACTTATGG gtACAAAAGTCTAGAAGTTTTGTCTGCTTTTACTAATGCT ctttttcttttgttcatgtCATTCTCCTTAGCTGTGGAAGCACTTCATGCATTCATTCAAGATGAATCTGATCACAA GCATTATTTAATTATCTCTGCGGTCACAAATTTATTGGTGAATCTTCTTGGCGTTTGGTTCTTCCGGAACTATGCCCGTATTAATCTTG TTTACAGGAAAGCTGAAGACATGAATTACCACTCTGTATGTTTACATGTTCTTGCAGATTCCATCCGTAG TGCAGGTTTGGTGCTGGCATCCTGGCTTTTGACCCTTGg GGTTAAGAACGCTGAAGTACTGTGCTTGGGACTGGTTTCAGCTACAGTGTTTATTCTTGTCATGCCTCTATTTAGAACAACTGGTGGAATTCTACTCCAAATGGCTCCGCCAAAGATACCCTCTTCAGCTTTGAGCAAATGCTGGAGACAA ATTTGCACCCTTGAAGATGTACTGGAAATCTCCCAAGCTCGTTTTTGGGAATTGGTTCCTGGTCATGTTGTTGGTTCTCTCTCAATACAG GTGAAGAAGGAAGCAGATGATCATCCAATACTAAGGTTTGTCCATGGGTTGTACCATGACTTGGGTGTGCAGGACTTGGCAGTTCAAACTGATAATGCCTGa
- the LOC122642257 gene encoding uncharacterized protein LOC122642257, which yields MGKPNCPSASIHHFSHPHPLELQVGMNVIVSCSGCKLNASDTFYSCKTCNYTLHISCSKMPQQITHPADPNHTLSLLSVPAYQEGFFNCDACGRIGNGFSYHCKACNKDIHTLCAIKPLSINHQSHHHPLTLTFSPPYQNKGFSCDICKQVGLNHWLYRCNLCEFDAHLGCASTKPKLLPQIQTQTQPINQQTVQRTVIPQYQNGSQFVPSYMPSNMNNPNPNPNQVMFGAAVGPNHRSVQQGNGVFSNLFQRSTYMPSNMNNPNPNQVVFGAARPNQSSVQQGNGLFDKMLQSAATGAASQFGRSVVQDIMGGGANHQGGGGGFGGGATDFGDNWNGGTDFGGSCNGGIDFSGGTYDCGGDFSSSFDVNGGYGNWSGN from the coding sequence ATGGGAAAACCCAATTGTCCTTCTGCTTCAATCCACCATTTCAGTCACCCACATCCCCTGGAATTACAGGTAGGCATGAATGTTATAGTTTCATGCTCAGGTTGCAAATTGAATGCTTCTGATACATTCTACTCCTGCAAGACCTGTAATTACACCCTTCACATCTCCTGTTCTAAAATGCCTCAACAAATCACTCATCCTGCAGACCCAaatcacacactctctctcctctctgttCCTGCATACCAAGAAGGGTTTTTCAATTGTGATGCTTGTGGTCGAATAGGGAATGGTTTCTCCTACCATTGCAAAGCCTGCAACAAAGATATACACACCCTTTGTGCTATTAAGCCATTGTCCATTAATCATCAATCCCATCATCACCCACTCACCCTCACCTTCTCACCTCCTTACCAGAACAAGGGCTTCTCTTGTGATATATGCAAGCAGGTGGGCTTAAATCATTGGCTCTACAGGTGCAATTTATGTGAATTCGATGCTCATCTGGGTTGTGCAAGCACAAAGCCCAAATTACTTCCACAGATTCAAACTCAGACTCAACCCATTAATCAACAAACAGTACAGAGAACTGTAATTCCTCAGTATCAAAATGGGTCTCAATTTGTGCCTTCTTACATGCCTTCAAACATGaataacccaaacccaaacccaaatcaGGTTATGTTTGGAGCTGCTGTTGGGCCTAATCATAGAAGTGTGCAACAGGGTAATGGTGTTTTCAGCAATCTGTTTCAGAGAAGCACATACATGCCTTCAAACATGAATAACCCAAACCCAAATCAGGTTGTGTTTGGAGCTGCCAGGCCTAATCAGAGTAGTGTGCAGCAGGGTAATGGTCTTTTTGACAAAATGCTTCAGAGTGCAGCAACTGGTGCAGCTTCGCAGTTCGGTAGGTCTGTAGTGCAAGATATTATGGGTGGAGGTGCGAATCACCAAGGCGGCGGTGGTGGTTTTGGTGGTGGTGCTACTGATTTTGGTGACAATTGGAATGGGGGAACAGATTTTGGTGGCAGTTGCAATGGGGGAATTGATTTTAGTGGTGGTACCTATGATTGTGGTGGAGATTTTTCATCAAGCTTTGATGTGAATGGAGGATATGGGAATTGGTCAGGTAACTAA